From a single Populus nigra chromosome 18, ddPopNigr1.1, whole genome shotgun sequence genomic region:
- the LOC133678653 gene encoding uncharacterized protein LOC133678653 isoform X1, protein MALIEALYDILEHPSSMLGVRTETVGFLGPLWISFLIGLIIGWSWKPKWVTRESDKLASCVSKILESSLPSSPCRFLMSPLKSFGSFSQWNSFLVRSSNCEASWVVDNNNNLEHQKPSHVPPTEYEDCSRSQLNEEQSNIASLVTEEDLKHLNQLVEVKDGGSTWIHMMDRSTPTMRYQAWRRDPKTGPPQYRSITVFEDASPEIVRDLFWDDDFRTKWDDMLAYSAILDECSITGTMLVHWIRKFPFFCSDREYIIGRRIWESGRSYFCVTKGVPCSSVPRRDKPRRVDLYYSSWCIRAVESRRGDGQLTACEVLLFHHEDMGIPWEIAKLGVRQGMWGTVKKIEPGLRAYQKARASGAELSRPAFMAQINTKINPELLRALGGDENLLENEAATTTSEKSLGQNIPKLLIFGGAIILACSFDRGLLTKAFIFNVGRRFGNMGRNARLNAGTT, encoded by the exons ATGGCCTTGATTGAGgctttatatgatattttagagCATCCCTCTTCAATGTTAGGTGTGCGTACAGAAACGGTGGGTTTTTTGGGTCCACTGTGGATATCTTTTCTTATTGGCTTGATTATTGGATGGTCATGGAAGCCTAAATGGGTGACCAGGGAAAGTGACAAATTGGCTTCTTGTGTATCAAAGATATTGGAGTCATCGTTGCCATCTTCACCTTGTCGATTTTTGATGTCTCCATTGAAGAGTTTTGGTTCTTTCTCGCAGTGGAATTCGTTCTTGGTGAGGTCTTCAAATTGTGAAGCTTCTTGGGTTGtggacaacaacaacaatttagAGCATCAGAAACCATCTCATGTGCCACCTACAGAATATGAAGATTGCAG TAGATCACAGCTGAATGAAGAGCAGTCTAATATTGCTAGTCTAGTCACGGAGGAggatttaaaacatttgaaccaGCTTGTTGAGGTTAAAGATGGAGGTTCTACTTGGATACATATGATGGATCGTTCCACCCCAACTATGAGATACCAAGCATGGAGGAGAGATCCCAAG ACTGGTCCTCCTCAATATCGTAGCATTACTGTCTTTGAGGATGCCTCACCAGAGATAGTGAGAGACTTATTTTGGGATGATGACTTCCGGACAAAGTGGGATGACATGCTTGCTTATTCTGCAATATTAGATGAATGTTCCATCACAGGGACCATGCTAGTGCATTGGATACGAAAA TTTCCCTTTTTCTGTAGTGACAGAGAATACATAATAGGTCGGCGAATATGGGAGTCGGGCAGATCTTATTTCTGTGTGACAAAG GGAGTACCATGCTCATCTGTCCCAAGGCGAGATAAGCCAAGACGGGTTGACCTATACTACTCAAGTTGGTGTATCCGAGCAG TGGAATCGAGGAGAGGTGATGGCCAGCTGACTGCTTGTGAGGTGTTGCTCTTCCATCATGAAGACATGGGCATCCCATGGGAAATCGCTAAGCTTGGAGTGCGGCAGGGCATGTGGGGAACTGTCAAGAAGATTGAACCTGGTTTACGTGCCTACCAAAAAGCAAGAGCATCAGGGGCAGAACTTTCTCGGCCTGCTTTCATGGCTCAGATTAACACCAAAATAAATCCAGAGTTGCTGAGAGCCTTGGGAGGCGATGAGAATTTGTTAGAGAATGAAGCAGCTACCACTACTTCTGAGAAGTCTTTGGGCCAGAACATACCAAAGCTTCTAATTTTTGGTGGGGCTATTATCCTTGCATGTAGCTTTGATCGAGGACTCTTGACGAAGGCATTTATATTCAATGTGGGAAGAAGGTTTGGAAACATGGGAAGGAATGCAAGATTGAATGCTGGAACTACTTGA
- the LOC133678653 gene encoding uncharacterized protein LOC133678653 isoform X2 — protein MALIEALYDILEHPSSMLGVRTETVGFLGPLWISFLIGLIIGWSWKPKWVTRESDKLASCVSKILESSLPSSPCRFLMSPLKSFGSFSQWNSFLVRSSNCEASWVVDNNNNLEHQKPSHVPPTEYEDCRSQLNEEQSNIASLVTEEDLKHLNQLVEVKDGGSTWIHMMDRSTPTMRYQAWRRDPKTGPPQYRSITVFEDASPEIVRDLFWDDDFRTKWDDMLAYSAILDECSITGTMLVHWIRKFPFFCSDREYIIGRRIWESGRSYFCVTKGVPCSSVPRRDKPRRVDLYYSSWCIRAVESRRGDGQLTACEVLLFHHEDMGIPWEIAKLGVRQGMWGTVKKIEPGLRAYQKARASGAELSRPAFMAQINTKINPELLRALGGDENLLENEAATTTSEKSLGQNIPKLLIFGGAIILACSFDRGLLTKAFIFNVGRRFGNMGRNARLNAGTT, from the exons ATGGCCTTGATTGAGgctttatatgatattttagagCATCCCTCTTCAATGTTAGGTGTGCGTACAGAAACGGTGGGTTTTTTGGGTCCACTGTGGATATCTTTTCTTATTGGCTTGATTATTGGATGGTCATGGAAGCCTAAATGGGTGACCAGGGAAAGTGACAAATTGGCTTCTTGTGTATCAAAGATATTGGAGTCATCGTTGCCATCTTCACCTTGTCGATTTTTGATGTCTCCATTGAAGAGTTTTGGTTCTTTCTCGCAGTGGAATTCGTTCTTGGTGAGGTCTTCAAATTGTGAAGCTTCTTGGGTTGtggacaacaacaacaatttagAGCATCAGAAACCATCTCATGTGCCACCTACAGAATATGAAGATTGCAG ATCACAGCTGAATGAAGAGCAGTCTAATATTGCTAGTCTAGTCACGGAGGAggatttaaaacatttgaaccaGCTTGTTGAGGTTAAAGATGGAGGTTCTACTTGGATACATATGATGGATCGTTCCACCCCAACTATGAGATACCAAGCATGGAGGAGAGATCCCAAG ACTGGTCCTCCTCAATATCGTAGCATTACTGTCTTTGAGGATGCCTCACCAGAGATAGTGAGAGACTTATTTTGGGATGATGACTTCCGGACAAAGTGGGATGACATGCTTGCTTATTCTGCAATATTAGATGAATGTTCCATCACAGGGACCATGCTAGTGCATTGGATACGAAAA TTTCCCTTTTTCTGTAGTGACAGAGAATACATAATAGGTCGGCGAATATGGGAGTCGGGCAGATCTTATTTCTGTGTGACAAAG GGAGTACCATGCTCATCTGTCCCAAGGCGAGATAAGCCAAGACGGGTTGACCTATACTACTCAAGTTGGTGTATCCGAGCAG TGGAATCGAGGAGAGGTGATGGCCAGCTGACTGCTTGTGAGGTGTTGCTCTTCCATCATGAAGACATGGGCATCCCATGGGAAATCGCTAAGCTTGGAGTGCGGCAGGGCATGTGGGGAACTGTCAAGAAGATTGAACCTGGTTTACGTGCCTACCAAAAAGCAAGAGCATCAGGGGCAGAACTTTCTCGGCCTGCTTTCATGGCTCAGATTAACACCAAAATAAATCCAGAGTTGCTGAGAGCCTTGGGAGGCGATGAGAATTTGTTAGAGAATGAAGCAGCTACCACTACTTCTGAGAAGTCTTTGGGCCAGAACATACCAAAGCTTCTAATTTTTGGTGGGGCTATTATCCTTGCATGTAGCTTTGATCGAGGACTCTTGACGAAGGCATTTATATTCAATGTGGGAAGAAGGTTTGGAAACATGGGAAGGAATGCAAGATTGAATGCTGGAACTACTTGA